Genomic segment of Methanolobus mangrovi:
CATTATACCCGGACCAGAATCGTTGGATACTATCTCAATTCCTATGTACCCATCTTTCCGGACCTCCCTGATAGTTATGGAGCCACCGTTACTGGCATGGTGAACCAGATTAGAAGCAAGCTCGGATGCAGAAGTCGCGGCTTTATGTGAAGCAAGTTCTGAGAATCCTAGTTTCTTTGCAATTGACCGAACAGTAGTCTGAACATTTGCAACATGAGACAAGTTCGTTACCTCTACCATCGACTTCAGTCCATTTTCAGGAGACGTGTATTCACAAATTTCAGACATTAGGACGACACATCTCTAAATTTATTTTTGTTAAGCCGGGACGTGATTCTATAGAAAAATCATTCACAAGCCTCTTTGCGCCAGGAAGACCTGCGCCTAAACCGCCACCAGTCGTATATCCGTCTTCCATGGCCTTATTCAGATCAGCGATCCCCGGACCATAATCTTCGATCTCTACTTTTACCTTGATTTCTGCCGATGAAACTTCCGTAATGATATGGCATACGCCTTGGCCTGCATATTTAATCACATTCCTTGTCAGCTCAGAGATTGCAGTAGCCATACGAGTCTGATCTGCGGAACCAAAGCCTATTTCTGCCATTTCTTTTCTGGCA
This window contains:
- a CDS encoding anti-sigma regulatory factor; translated protein: MSEICEYTSPENGLKSMVEVTNLSHVANVQTTVRSIAKKLGFSELASHKAATSASELASNLVHHASNGGSITIREVRKDGYIGIEIVSNDSGPGIMDVDLALQDGYSTGNGLGSGLPAVKRIMDELDISVTGDSKTCITTRLWYLCE
- a CDS encoding ATP-binding protein; the encoded protein is MSSIAEKSIDLKIEDDILIARQIARKEMAEIGFGSADQTRMATAISELTRNVIKYAGQGVCHIITEVSSAEIKVKVEIEDYGPGIADLNKAMEDGYTTGGGLGAGLPGAKRLVNDFSIESRPGLTKINLEMCRPNV